A segment of the Triticum urartu cultivar G1812 chromosome 1, Tu2.1, whole genome shotgun sequence genome:
agaatagAATTTGATCCGATAATAATTAATCAAACATGATAATTAAatagatggcagctagctagtactacttaattacttacctggggtcgataccttttcagattttgtttccatgAGCCTGGAGTagccctgatgaactttgcccaagccctgcccgccgacaaagaaaatgaataaatgagttattaaatagttgttatcaggaaatgacgaagtAATTAAATAGGtcgatatatagttaataatgattgaaattacctgttgactatccccttcacgatggtgtagtcagttggtttcttaagtagtgaatctagtacttcaactgttccttcatcaactttaatgattaacaagatccagtgaaatctgcatgcacacacgtttgcatgtcttaattaagcgggcatatgtaagcaaaaacatgtagctagctagtaggcaaaaacagaatttgtagtacaagacagtgtgactcactcgaagttgtaaggaagtagtatatcttcattgtatttgaggcgcttgaaaaactctagcatgctttcctctacacttttcgtgatatggatctaatttccatgtgtattcattaatggtatttgggtcaacgaacccaatgccatagcgtccaccttttttcatttcataaatcttcatcctgcataattaataccacagaaaagaatatagtgaggataattacaggtaatgattgatcaaaatgatcactatagctagcttgagacttaaattacagaaagaaatcacttacagacaatagcaactgacgatagatttgtcgagtgcgtcttgattgtatagctgaaatagttctgaatactcaacggacacaactttctgatggtagtaatgatccttcttgacattcaccatgagggaccgTCGATTgaaaatcttggtaatgtccatgtatcattgatgcaattcatacattctcgttgggagcttcttgaaatcgtctggctcgaccaaaggttggcctcGGACATATTttcgttttatttcctcctctctagtcggagacatgggctcgatatcgaggagttgtccaacagtgatcatgAGCGTTTCAGCCTactcaatatgctcctcggttattactacatcgcccagcccgggaacgttaacggtttgcccacaataatattgggggcgtctactctcatgtgttgttggcacaacaagcggggggattgattgcgccgcctgttctcccagctggggaacggttttaccactccttttgccagctgatttgctcgagctcgagcttgcctctttctgtagacgtgctcgatttaacttcttgatgtggctctcatagtctgtgtcaacaggcttgggagctggtgctctagccatacgaatgaagtgatcaatcttttcctcaggtactttctcccttggcggcggtggcggtttcggtgcaaaatgggcttccaccttgGCCTTCGATATGCCTACCACTACAAGGATCCGGGTCTATTGCAACAAAATCGTTTGTTGCAATACATGTCATTTCGTGGCGATAAGTACCTATTGCCACGAAACAACATTCGTTGGCAGCTGTTGCGACTGGACACATGGTAATAGGTTATTGCCATGAAAAAGCAACCGTGGCAATAAAGTGTGCTATTGCAACATCCATGTTGGAAGTTGCCACATGTTTTCCCGTGGCAACACTCACTTGATGCCACAATTATATTTGTGGAGATAGCTTTAATGCAACATGCAACGAATCGTGGCGCCTAATATCTCATGGTGATAGACATTTGTGGCAACAACCTATGCCAACGACGCCCGTTTCGTGGCGCATTACTCTTCCGTCGCAATAGTCAACTGTGGCAATAAACTATGGCAGCAATCCCTATTTTCATGGCATTAGGCATGTTGCCACGACCCACTACACTTGTGGCAAAAAACTATGGCAACAATCCTTGTTTTCGTAGCATTAGGCATGTTGCCACAACCCACTACAATTGTGGCAATAAACTATGGCAACAATCCTTGGTTTCGCTGCATTAGGCATGTTGCCACGACCCACTACACTTGTGGCATTAACTTATGGCAACAAATATTCCTGTCGTCATAATAAGAAATTACAACATACTTGTTTTGGTGGTGATAAATAGGTATCACAACAGTTGAAATGTTTGTAGCGAGAAACTATTGCCACAATTTAAAATTTCCATGGTGATACTCTATTTCAACAAAAATTACTTTGGTGGCGCCGAACAGTTATCGCGTCATGAAAAAATTTGTGGTGCCAGACAATATGAAGTGATCCGTTACAACATCCTAGTGCAACAAAATAGTAGGCATATCGACTGAGATATGACGCAACACTTTTTTTGGTGGTGCTAACATGTGGCAACCGAAAGTGGGTTGTAGCATATTGCAACTGTAAAAAAAATACATGCATTCAGTTACAATATTCAAAACCATACGTATAATATGTAGATTCATAAAGTTCATAATTCTCGTAGCAAATATCCATCAAATGAAACTCAGATATAATTTAGCCATCCTAATTAATTGCAAAGACTAAACGGTCCATGATCTAGAGTCCAGGCCAGCTAGTTCTTTGGATCCTGCAATCAAGAAATAAGAAAAGTTCTAGTTAATGAGTCCAACATAACATACGCCATACAATTATTCCAGCCCCATAGTTAAAAGGAACTATCGCCAGACTAACTAGACTAATACTGTGTCAGCAAGCATGTAACTGAGGGATTAGAACAATCATACAAGTGTAAATGTCTAAAGCATAAGCACAAGTACATCTACTAAAAGGTTCTGCTACTGATTTAAGTTGTGACCCGATGTATAGTTTCAGTTAAGTTCATGTCCCTAGCTAGCACATATTCATTTTCTGTTTAAGTTGTGACTCGATGCAGCAACAACACATGGTGAAAGAGAAGAAACTGCTAGCTAGTTATGAATGCCAATGACGTATAAAATGCAAGTGAACATGAAGAGAAAGTAAGGTTGTGACTTACCATTGCTTTAAACATTCGAGAATTCCTTGTTGCAGCTTGTATGAGCGCATTTGAAGAAATAATAATTGGCCTTGAACTGGAGTCTTATTAGGACTAGATCTCTATAAAAGTGTATTTTGCAAGTTTGGCTTACTATTTTCTTTGTCAATAATCCTTAGGCACCTGTAAATATAAGTGCACTTTTAGCAATGCAAGTAAGCAACATAAATCTTACAAGGTCGCAAGCATATGACTGTAATCACCTGTTGGGTTCCCATCTGTTGGCTCAATGCTACAAACTTTGTCATCATGTTTTTTTCAAATTCCGGTCTTGATGTTCGCTCCTCTTCCAACAATCTTTCCCTTTCAGCATGCTCTTCTTTTAACCTCTCCTCAAGTTGTTCTCTCTCAGTACACTCCAAGTTAATCCTCTCTTGTGTGTTTGCACGTTCAGCTTGTAGTTGATCTTGTAATTCGTTGACCTGCTGGCTGAGCTCAGAGTTTTGCTGCTGAGTGGCTGCTGTAGCACGAGCTTGCTCTTCAACCTGGATACGGAACCTTTGAGAACCAGTTGAAGGTTTGGCCATGTATCCGTACCCACAAGGCTGCGATGACTTGCATTTCAGAGTCTCTTTGTATGCGGTCTGGAAAATATTGTTTTTCTGCTCACTTGAAAGTGGACCTTCAGTTTCAGTTTCTTTGTTTTGAACCTCTTGACGTGCTTTGTTCTAAAAATGAAAATAACAATTATAGGTACGGCATCAATATTGACACTATATTAAAGATGAAACAAGAATAGCACGATCCAACACATGAATAATCCCAGCTGATGATGAAACACACCGAATGcacatcattgaataactatagaATAACCAAAAGTCAGTGTACTTACACAAACTTTCTAGGACTCTGTGTTAGACCATGTTCCGTCGTTCATGTGGGTGAGTTCCAAGTTTCTCTGCAAGTAATATAACAATGAGATGCTTGAAACACGAAACCATATTTAGCAGCGAGGCATACATATTTAGTTAGACTCATACCTTCTCAAAGCTTACTTGCCAGGAAGATTTTGATCCAATTTTATGTTTTGTCTTCTGCTTCTTACGGTTATCGGCGTTCTTTTGGCTGCGTTCCTATCAATTTATTGAAACCAAATATAACCAGTCAGACAAGCCATTGTAGAAGCTGAAGATATTGTACTGAGTGTGTACCCAAATAGTGTAGTACAGTGTGGGCTTGTGCATGCACGGGTATGGATACAGTGTGGTCTTTTTTTGTGTAAGTGAACATCAAAAGAGCAGAGCTAGCATGTGTTGGTGGTTCAGTGGAAAAGAGGGCATTTGTTGCCTTGAACACACACCCGAGTCTAGCTGCTCTGGTTCTTCTCTGTTCTGGCCCTGAGTCCACATTACATCTAGCACCTTCAGTGTGAGACCAAACAACCAAATATAAAAGAGGGAGAGAAGGACACGCCCAACAATATTGACAATCTCTGAATAAGACTTAGTACATTGGCAATAGTTTCTGAAAAAATGTGAATGAACAATTATTGCAAAAAAGGAGGGAAAATACGACCATGGAGCGACTTATTGCAACATTATTAGACTATACACAAAGTCTCGCGTCTCCAGTCTTGTGGCTATCCACATTTGATAAAGTCAAGTAAATGAACTGAATTCTCAACTTCAGAATACCCCTGTACATAGAACTAAAAAAATCTAAAGAAGATACCGCCTAAAAGCACAATTTTTGCAATGGTTAACCCGAGATTTAAGATTTACTACATCTATATGTCATACTCTAACTTTGAGCTGGAGCTGAGGTCAGTGACTGATGGGATTAGCATGGATGATGCTAGGTGTAAAGACCGAGCCTAGCGCAGCGTCGCCCATCCGATGTGGTTCGTCGAGTGATCGCGTGTCGGCGTGACCCTACAACACCTAAGGGCATTGACGCCTTGATGCCCAGCCACACCAAACGTACCCAAAAGGCTACAGCCCACAAGGCTACGCCAAGGCCTGGCCACGTCTGAACAAGACCTGGCCTACCCATGAACCAGTTCCAAACAAGGCCGCCGTGGGATTGTCTCTGTACCTGATGCAGCGCTGTCAGCCTAACCTGGTGCACGGCCAAACAACTCTACACAATCGCTTGAAGAAATCAACATCGACCCTGATGCCTGTGCATCAGAGGCTCCTAGTAGCTCCACCCCTGCTGTGAACATCATACTAATTAAATACACTCTGTAGGTTCAGCCAATTGAAGCAGGATATGAGGCAGATGTACAGCGCTCGCTAATTGTAACGAAAAACACTATGAGACTGATCCCATCAGCCAATTGAAGTAGGATATGAGGAGTATGGAATACCAAAAAAAACTGATCTACATCGCTTGCTATGGAGGTTCAGGGATGCGGCAGAGATGGTAGGATACTGAGTCTAATCTAAAGATTCAGActaaacccaagggaaaagaagtGAGCTGACAGATTGTGGGACAAGCAAGATGGGGGAAGACAGACCTTGAAGGTGTGGCGTGGCTTGCAGCCCATGAGCTGGAGCGCGCTCTGCAGGATGGGGCGCGTGCAGGGGACGGTGCTCCTCTGGCGGTCGTCGGCGACGGCAATGTATAGCGGCGGCTGCTGCTTGGCGGCGGCCATGTTGTCCCCTGCCCTGACTAGTTCTACGACCAAGCGGCGAGCGGAGGAGAGAAGGGACGAAAAGAGCGGCACGTCGAGGAAGAGCTCGTGGGGGAGGGGGGTTTGAGCCCGGGCGGGCATTGTCGCGGCGTGCAACACTGAGGTGGTGTCGTGCTTGGTCCAGACACGGGATTAATGGGCAAGGGGATGAGACGGGAACTCCGTTGGCGCCGACGCCAGACCGCATCGCTGCTGCCGCCGGCATGGCCGTGGACACGGAGACGCGGCCCACGTCGGCGGGCGCATAGGAGAGGGAAGAGGGCGAGATCGAGGAGCGGAGGTTCCAGTAAGGGAGGAGATCGGGAGGAATAACCTGACGCCGTGCAGCTAACTCGGGTATGGTTCGCCGTGTTGACGCCGTCATGACGTCGGCAGCACAGAGGAACCACGGACGAGAGCTCAGATCCAATCTCCCGTGAAGACGCCGTGGAGTGGTTCTGTTAGGAGGGTATTTAGGGGGAAGGTTAATAGTATAAGCTATTTTTTGGTGGGAACAAAGACGCTAATTTGGGACCTGTTAACGGGAGGTTAAAAAATATTGGCGCAAACAACGGTACACCTAAATTAGGTGGTGGGAActaattatttttattttaaaaaGTAATTATATTTTGAGGGAATGTTCTAGTTTGTAAATCTATTTTGAGACGGAGGAAATACTGAAATTTGTTTGTAAAAGTTATATCGTGGTTAAAAACCCACCAAATCCGAGAATTATGGAGGGGCGATCCGGCACCCTCTCCCGTAACGTTCTCGTCGTCGATATTTGTATAGTCATCGCCATTTGAGGAAGCCAATTAACGAACTAAAAAGAGTTTccccgctttatattataaagcaacCATCACATACATCGAAGCAACCGATACAAACACATGCCACACACACTCAAGACAGGATACATTAATGTCGGGCACCGACAGACAACCTCAAAGACTACCAAGCACCTATAAGATGTGCAAAGAAAGAATCCGCTTAGAGCCGATGGAGACCACCAGCACGAGGAGCGATTATCCGTGAAGATGTGCGACGGACACGCTGGACCGAGGACTCCAAGACGACACCTTCAGGAAGGGCACGGCCATGAACGTTTCCACCGTCTGATCCGAAGATCAAGTTTTCACCCGGAGTAAGACGGCGGGAGTGGGAGCATCACAACGGAGCCTGCAAGGAGGAACACGACGTCCATGGACATCGTCGCCGTCGACCAGTGCATGGACTGGGTAGGTGATGTACCACGGTGCTTCAACCCCTCCACTGCAACCCCGACCCGCCAACCACCCACAACCAATTAGAAAAGTGTTGTTTCATCATCGATCTACACTTGGGTTGGGATATATAAAAAATGTATGCCTTGGTCAACCGTTGGTCAAAGCAGCAAAAATACTGATGGGCTGGGTTGATGAGACGGTCGATCTATGTCAGTGTCGATCTCATACTCCGATCTTGAGATGGGCTGATCTCAGCATCTTTCATTTTACCGGACAATTCTTGGAGAGTTTGTCCACGCCAGAGTAGGTCCAACATAATTATGTCGGGTTTGTTAAAATGATAGCCATATAGAGATTCAAATATGTAAATTAAACAACCAAACCAATTTAGTTTTGTGATTTATTGTGTTAGGAACTGTTGTTCCATCATGGATCTACACTTAGGTTGGGATATGTCAAATATTTGTGCCTTGGTCAAATGTTGGTCAAAGCAGCAAAAATTTGGCCAATTTTGAACTACATCTCACATAAACCTCATGCGACCCTCACTTTAAAACTATTAGGTTATACACTTGTCTCGAAACATAAGTACTCATGATATGGGTTGATGAGACGATCGATCTATATCAGTCTCGATCTCACATTCCGATCTTGAGATGGGGTGAGATCAGCATCTTTCATCTTCACGAATTGATCTTGAGATGGGGTGAGATCAGCATCTTTCATCTTCCCGGACAATCCGTGAAGGGTTCGTCCACGCCAGCTAGAGTAGGTCCAAAGTAATACGGCGCTTTTGTTCAAACGATACCCATGGAGATTCAACTATGTAAATTAAACAACCAAACCGTCTTACACATCCCCGTCCGCGCCTTACAGATCCCTGTCGGCGCGATGCTCAACCCCGCCGTCGCCATGCCGCGCCTCGTACATCCCCAGCCGACGAGCATGCTCGCCGTGACGCCCCGCCATGCTCCCCGCGCTCACTGCCGTCGGCACCGCCGACGCCATGCGACATCGGTGCTCCTGCAGGTCAGCGCGAGATCGGGCGTGCGGTCGTAGCCGCGGGCGCGGGGCGGCGTCTCGCGCTCGGCTACTTGCACTCGGGGCGCCGACGAGCATGGCGGCTGAGCTCGGCGGCACGGTGACGCGAGCTCGGAGCTCCAGGCAGCAGGACGTGACCCTGACACCCAAAGCCGGACTAGGTGGCGCAAGCACTGGCGGGCACGAGCGGGAGTATGAGGAGTGGCCGCGCGAGCGAGAGCACGATGAGCGGGCACGAGCTTCAGCGCGGACCAAGAGCATCGCAGAGGCGGGCGCGGGCGGCTTCTCTCAACCGAGCTGCTGCTGCCGGGCGAGTAGCAGGGCGGAGCTGCGGGGCGGGAGCAGCGGCGACCGAGCATAGGCAGCACTCGTTGGGCGCACCGGCCGACCTACTACGTGTTTGACGAAATGTCGAGGCGGACATGTCAAAAAATGGGTCCGGATCGTGGAAGCTCCAACAAGGCCTCTCCGATGGCGGATCGACGACGGCTAGATCGGCGAAGAACCCACACGTTTTGACCGATTCCTCATCGACGGAAGAATCAGAGGATGCGGAGGTTGTCGCCGCTGGCGGGTCGAGGAAGCACCGTCTTGCCCTCTCCGCTGGCGGATCGAGGAACCGCCAAGATGCCGTCTCCGCTAACAGGTCGAGGAAGCGCCGTAATGCCGTCTCCGGTGGCGGGTTGGGAAACTGGCAAGGCGCCGTCGCCGCTAGCGGGTCAAGCAAGTGTCGTCATGATGTCTCGGGTGGCGGATCGGGAGACCGGCAAGACTCAGTTACCGCTAGCGGGTCGAGGATGCACCGTCATGTCGTCTCTAGTGGCGGATCGGGAAACCGGCAAGACGCTGTCTTCGCTGGCCGGTCGAGGAAGCGTTATTGAGGAAGTGCCAAGACGCCGTCGAAGCTGCCTTTCAAATGAAATCTCAAAATGAATATGTTTGTAGCAACCGAACTTTTATTTGGAAAATTCATTCAACATCTGTTGGGATACAGTATTTGCACTGAGCTGGTAAGAGATAAACAAAGCTATTGTAGCCCTCAAACTA
Coding sequences within it:
- the LOC125538472 gene encoding cilia- and flagella-associated protein 157-like; translation: MAKPSTGSQRFRIQVEEQARATAATQQQNSELSQQVNELQDQLQAERANTQERINLECTEREQLEERLKEEHAERERLLEEERTSRPEFEKNMMTKFVALSQQMGTQQRSSPNKTPVQGQLLFLQMRSYKLQQGILECLKQWIQRTSWPGL